Proteins encoded together in one Micromonospora kangleipakensis window:
- a CDS encoding AAA domain-containing protein produces the protein MPQAAAAGVRQNRRAMEAATILTALADLAPAGAERVFDVSGTGRPLVWLPEPDRGPRGARLDRLAALDALHRDERILRRGLAFVVGAADLDGGRRRVRLPLLAQPVRLDRARRGYRVVPAGDLELTPLIEDRELAARLEAAPGLAAPGWLAAAGTSAWITAAAGAAGLKLDRMVAKPPRSVDDTVLTGVAAAALFVTRDVLAGRLRDTLLSWAGRPGLAATALARLYTDDAGLTAGPPTGVDQPGGAVPGRGPGGSTWAAGVSAVAVGLVDGRGHEGPAAEEEVLSPLPLNAAQRDVVRRTRTEPVVVVSGAPGNGKSHTLVAAALDTVDRGGSVLVATQSVHAADVLGDLLRRHPGPVPVLFGDAERREAIAADLAGGAAAGADDALLRADAAAVDAARSRVAAVRAGIVAALDQERLAATLPAWQPLLPALSQDAPGAFDPDVDLTAIRTALAGAARAGAGWWRRWRRARAAGRLRRLAGATADVPEERLRAAVEAATAVRAAARLAATGGTDLTPAWQALTEADDALAAAVGTAMRHQSTSARRWSADARRAASGLGAALRAGRNRRRELLAGLDAGALVRALPLWVGTVADVEDLLPPVAGMFDLVVLDEAAHIDQLRAAPVLARARHALVAGDPRQLRFVSFVADVDVTATLRRHGLDRFADRLDVRRSSAFDVATGAAPVTWLGEHHRSVPHLIGFSARRFYDDRLELVTRHPRNERADVIDVLTVADAAVVDGVNQAEVAAALALVRKLAADPPGGGIAVVSPFRAQADALEAALLAAYDVDEIERLGLRSGTVHAFQGSEADVVIASLGLVDADPPTRHRFVAEPNLFNVLVTRARNRLTVVTSLRSPEGLVADYLAYAARPPAAAPDAGRAAGWTAELAEELRRLGVPVRPEYPVGRWRLDLCVGGDADAVGVICGVHPDGVAAHVERQRTLLRAGWQLVDVFASRWSDDPIRAGLDLAARLTRG, from the coding sequence GTGCCTCAGGCGGCCGCTGCCGGGGTACGGCAGAATCGGCGGGCGATGGAGGCGGCGACGATTCTCACCGCGCTCGCCGACCTGGCCCCGGCCGGCGCCGAGCGCGTCTTCGACGTGTCCGGCACCGGTCGTCCGCTGGTCTGGCTGCCCGAGCCGGACCGGGGTCCGCGCGGCGCCCGGTTGGACCGCCTGGCGGCACTGGACGCGCTGCACCGCGACGAACGGATCCTGCGCCGCGGCCTGGCCTTCGTGGTGGGCGCGGCCGACCTGGACGGTGGGCGACGCCGGGTGCGGCTGCCGCTGCTGGCCCAGCCGGTCCGGCTGGACCGCGCCCGGCGCGGCTACCGGGTCGTCCCCGCCGGGGACCTGGAACTCACCCCGCTGATCGAGGACCGGGAGCTGGCCGCCCGGCTGGAAGCCGCCCCCGGGCTGGCCGCGCCGGGCTGGCTGGCGGCGGCCGGCACCTCGGCGTGGATCACGGCGGCGGCCGGGGCGGCCGGGCTGAAGCTGGACCGGATGGTGGCGAAGCCGCCCCGCAGCGTCGACGACACGGTGCTCACCGGAGTGGCCGCCGCCGCGCTCTTCGTGACCCGCGACGTGCTCGCCGGTCGGCTGCGGGACACCCTGCTGAGCTGGGCCGGCCGTCCGGGGTTGGCGGCGACCGCCCTGGCCCGGCTCTACACCGACGACGCGGGCCTGACCGCCGGGCCGCCCACGGGGGTCGACCAGCCGGGCGGGGCGGTGCCCGGCCGCGGCCCGGGCGGCTCGACCTGGGCCGCCGGGGTGTCCGCGGTGGCGGTCGGCCTGGTTGACGGGCGCGGCCACGAGGGCCCGGCAGCGGAGGAGGAGGTGCTCTCGCCGCTGCCGCTGAACGCGGCGCAGCGGGACGTGGTGCGGCGGACCCGGACGGAACCGGTGGTGGTGGTCTCCGGCGCGCCGGGCAACGGCAAGAGCCACACCCTGGTGGCCGCCGCGCTGGACACCGTGGACCGGGGCGGGTCGGTGCTGGTGGCGACGCAGTCGGTGCACGCGGCGGACGTGCTCGGCGACCTGCTGCGGCGCCACCCCGGGCCGGTCCCGGTGCTCTTCGGCGACGCGGAGCGCCGCGAGGCGATCGCCGCCGACCTGGCCGGCGGCGCGGCGGCCGGGGCCGACGACGCACTGCTCCGGGCCGACGCCGCCGCCGTGGACGCCGCCCGGAGCCGGGTCGCCGCCGTCCGGGCCGGGATCGTCGCCGCCCTCGACCAGGAGCGCCTGGCCGCCACGCTGCCCGCCTGGCAACCGCTGTTGCCCGCGCTGAGCCAGGACGCGCCGGGCGCGTTCGACCCGGACGTCGACCTGACGGCGATCCGTACCGCGCTGGCCGGCGCCGCCCGGGCCGGGGCCGGCTGGTGGCGGCGCTGGCGGCGGGCCCGCGCCGCCGGCCGGCTACGGCGGTTGGCGGGCGCCACCGCCGACGTACCGGAGGAACGGTTGCGGGCCGCGGTGGAGGCGGCGACGGCGGTACGGGCGGCCGCGCGGCTGGCCGCGACCGGCGGCACCGACCTGACGCCGGCCTGGCAGGCGCTCACCGAGGCGGACGACGCGCTCGCCGCAGCCGTCGGCACGGCGATGCGGCACCAGTCGACCAGCGCCCGCCGGTGGAGCGCCGACGCGCGCCGCGCCGCCAGCGGACTCGGCGCGGCGCTGCGGGCCGGCCGCAACCGCCGCCGCGAGCTGCTCGCCGGGCTGGACGCCGGGGCGCTGGTCCGGGCACTGCCACTCTGGGTGGGCACGGTCGCCGACGTGGAGGACCTGCTGCCACCGGTGGCCGGCATGTTCGACCTGGTGGTGCTCGACGAGGCGGCGCACATCGACCAGCTCCGGGCCGCCCCGGTGCTGGCCCGGGCGCGGCACGCGCTGGTCGCCGGCGATCCGCGGCAGCTCCGCTTCGTGTCGTTCGTGGCCGACGTGGACGTGACCGCGACGCTGCGCCGGCACGGCCTGGACCGCTTCGCCGACCGGCTCGACGTGCGCCGGTCGAGCGCGTTCGACGTGGCGACCGGCGCCGCGCCGGTCACCTGGCTCGGCGAGCACCACCGCTCGGTGCCGCACCTGATCGGCTTCTCCGCCCGCCGGTTCTACGACGACCGGCTGGAACTGGTGACCCGGCACCCGCGCAACGAGCGCGCCGACGTCATCGACGTGCTGACCGTCGCGGACGCGGCCGTGGTCGACGGCGTCAATCAGGCGGAGGTGGCCGCGGCGCTCGCCCTGGTCCGGAAGCTCGCGGCGGACCCGCCCGGGGGCGGGATCGCGGTGGTCAGCCCGTTCCGGGCGCAGGCCGACGCGCTGGAGGCGGCGCTGCTGGCCGCGTACGACGTCGACGAGATCGAACGCCTCGGCCTGCGCTCCGGGACGGTGCACGCGTTCCAGGGCAGCGAGGCGGACGTGGTGATCGCCTCGCTGGGGCTGGTCGACGCCGACCCGCCGACCCGGCACCGGTTCGTGGCCGAGCCGAACCTGTTCAACGTCCTGGTCACCCGGGCCCGGAACCGCCTGACCGTGGTCACCTCGCTGCGGTCGCCCGAGGGCCTGGTCGCGGACTACCTCGCGTACGCCGCCCGGCCGCCGGCCGCCGCCCCGGACGCGGGCCGGGCGGCGGGCTGGACCGCCGAGCTGGCCGAGGAGTTGCGCCGGCTCGGAGTGCCGGTCCGGCCGGAGTACCCGGTCGGCCGCTGGCGGCTCGACCTCTGCGTGGGCGGGGACGCGGACGCGGTCGGGGTGATCTGCGGCGTGCACCCGGACGGGGTCGCGGCGCACGTGGAGCGGCAGCGGACGCTGCTGCGGGCCGGGTGGCAGCTGGTGGACGTCTTCGCCAGCCGCTGGTCGGACGACCCGATCCGGGCGGGCCTGGACCTCGCCGCCCGACTCACGCGAGGATGA
- a CDS encoding HD domain-containing protein: MDFPPYLATMPMHAITEIHGEPGLLERFRLEIRAFDAAARERLTEALDLAAELHRDDRRVREPYLNHLLRVAIRMMHHYQVRDVDVIVAGLLHDAVEDHPAELAGPDLAADPTEAALAALAARFGPRVARLVGAVTNPAYDPERDRHVQYREHVAASLDREPWARVIKMSDFTDNGVGVIHTVGPKVARSAAKYRPLVPVFRDLIARPDTPLSAPVKRHIFAQLDLAEERFSAILDQPN; encoded by the coding sequence ATGGACTTCCCGCCGTATCTGGCCACCATGCCGATGCACGCGATCACCGAGATCCACGGCGAACCCGGGCTGCTGGAGCGGTTCCGGCTGGAGATCCGGGCGTTCGACGCCGCCGCCCGGGAGCGGCTCACCGAGGCGCTCGACCTCGCCGCCGAGCTGCACCGCGACGACCGGCGGGTGCGCGAGCCCTACCTCAACCACCTGCTGCGGGTGGCGATCCGGATGATGCACCACTACCAGGTGCGCGACGTCGACGTGATCGTCGCCGGCCTGCTGCACGACGCCGTGGAGGACCACCCGGCGGAGCTGGCCGGCCCCGACCTGGCCGCCGATCCGACGGAGGCGGCACTGGCCGCGCTGGCCGCGCGGTTCGGCCCGCGCGTCGCCCGCCTGGTCGGTGCGGTCACCAACCCGGCGTACGACCCGGAGCGGGACCGGCACGTCCAGTACCGGGAGCACGTGGCCGCCAGCCTGGACCGGGAGCCCTGGGCCCGGGTGATCAAGATGTCCGACTTCACCGACAACGGGGTGGGCGTGATCCACACGGTGGGGCCGAAGGTGGCCCGCTCCGCCGCCAAGTACCGCCCCCTGGTGCCGGTCTTCCGGGACCTGATCGCCCGGCCGGACACCCCGCTGTCCGCGCCGGTGAAGCGGCACATCTTCGCCCAGCTCGACCTGGCCGAGGAGCGGTTCAGCGCGATCCTCGACCAGCCGAACTGA
- a CDS encoding 2OG-Fe(II) oxygenase — translation MIEALAAGTIDGIRVPGALRPEVFRAAAAALDHIQFSMYDRVRVFPPVARFGVSINDHRVDGLIADSYWAEVDAARREWSRLGVHPDPFEACRRLIGDVWPFGVELSRCGDAAFSPGIIREINNGLQVHFDDANLEHTTDLFDVRLVNQFAFNLYLTVPPSGGELVIWRHRRQESDEAYLIPGSYGYDEAVVAGIEPTVIRPQAGEVILFDPRNFHTVRPAKRGRRVSIGFSVGLAETGKLVVWA, via the coding sequence TTGATCGAAGCCCTGGCCGCCGGCACGATCGACGGGATCCGCGTGCCGGGCGCGCTGAGGCCAGAGGTGTTCAGGGCCGCGGCCGCCGCACTCGACCATATCCAATTCTCGATGTACGACCGGGTCCGCGTCTTCCCGCCTGTGGCGAGATTCGGCGTCTCAATCAACGATCACCGAGTTGACGGCCTGATCGCGGACAGCTATTGGGCCGAGGTCGACGCGGCGCGCAGGGAATGGTCTCGGCTGGGCGTGCACCCTGATCCGTTCGAGGCGTGCCGGAGGCTCATCGGCGACGTCTGGCCGTTCGGCGTTGAACTCAGTCGTTGCGGGGATGCGGCATTCAGTCCTGGCATCATCCGGGAGATCAACAACGGGCTGCAGGTGCATTTCGATGACGCGAATCTGGAACACACGACAGATCTCTTCGACGTGAGGCTGGTCAACCAGTTCGCATTCAATCTTTACCTGACCGTGCCGCCGTCCGGTGGTGAGCTTGTGATCTGGCGCCACCGGAGGCAGGAAAGCGACGAAGCCTACCTGATTCCCGGCAGTTACGGCTATGACGAGGCTGTGGTGGCTGGCATTGAACCGACAGTGATCCGGCCGCAGGCCGGCGAAGTGATTCTCTTCGATCCGCGCAATTTTCATACCGTACGGCCAGCCAAGCGGGGCCGCCGCGTGTCGATCGGCTTCTCCGTTGGGCTGGCGGAGACCGGCAAACTTGTGGTCTGGGCTTAG
- a CDS encoding DUF4760 domain-containing protein: MDSGQASINLVAIIISILALGISSFLTLRQAALARQANQISIFVDLLSEVRSVDFRRREQAVWQNLPQHSAAGGFDQLPEEDRVNAEVVCSYYSALAYCIAIGVLDHDLALAPIQSRLIATWETVHPFVIGERERADYGSSYFSLLEDFVMQAKRTDIRRAEERLSRRAFPDLRPNRRLRRTLLLRRPGVRADPSGVVPLNGRGDGDGSGAAVVEPGV; the protein is encoded by the coding sequence ATGGACTCCGGCCAAGCCTCGATCAACTTGGTAGCGATCATCATTTCGATCCTGGCCCTCGGCATCTCCTCCTTTCTGACACTGCGACAGGCGGCGTTGGCCCGGCAGGCCAACCAGATCTCGATCTTTGTCGACCTGCTGAGTGAGGTGCGCAGCGTGGACTTTCGCCGGAGGGAGCAGGCCGTGTGGCAGAACCTGCCGCAGCACTCGGCCGCCGGCGGGTTCGACCAGCTTCCCGAGGAGGATCGCGTCAACGCCGAAGTTGTTTGCTCGTACTATTCGGCGCTGGCGTACTGCATCGCTATCGGCGTATTGGATCACGATCTGGCCCTGGCCCCGATTCAGTCTCGACTGATCGCGACCTGGGAGACGGTGCATCCGTTTGTGATTGGCGAACGCGAAAGAGCGGACTACGGTAGCTCGTACTTCAGTCTCCTCGAGGACTTTGTCATGCAGGCGAAGAGGACAGACATCCGGCGGGCGGAAGAGCGGTTGTCTCGCAGGGCGTTTCCGGACCTGCGTCCAAATCGGCGTCTTCGGAGAACGCTCCTCCTTCGGCGGCCAGGCGTACGGGCTGACCCGTCAGGTGTAGTGCCGCTCAACGGTCGGGGAGATGGGGATGGGTCAGGTGCGGCTGTTGTGGAGCCGGGTGTATAG
- a CDS encoding M36 family metallopeptidase, producing the protein MTGTTALLLAAGLVLTAGAGGQAAPREQTPTQARPGDLPGDRQDSKARDNRQGRIAPTDHQRDLAAALGARARWTTFGTPATLASTGRPLATGLPADPAAAARAYVAANRDLLGLTASGAAALEELTVAPMGDGATVLFRQRFGDLPAAVDGVLAVGVRDGAVWHVSSSLARDGGAPAPATISAEQAQRAAATDAGLTDPKILRTALVAVPTADRGARAAYEVILGADLTGADPAAFSSYVDARDGSVLVREDLVDHEADNPQWEVFPNSPSTDHSSADTRVRWCFQAGAGCDEVVGTAASPLPWDVDPATGATTWTTKGNNTISVQNWNSNDPFSVGTETATPRPDRNYAYPWTNQWYEQQCNPDTFTSPQANDIDAARANLFGMHNRMHDWSYHLGFTEATWNLQQDNFGRSGLGADPEQGNAQAGGISGGPPNFAARDNANQITPADGVAPITNMYLWQPIAGSFYAPCVDGDFDMSVIAHEYGHAISNRMIAGPNAGVSSPQGMSESWSDQLAMEYLYEHGYAAPGRRGFAIGEYATGDPDAGIRNHNMSASPLNYSSVDYDFVGLQVHASGEVWSATNADIRAAMMRRYGAGDAALQKSCANGATPVTACPGNRRWIQLVFDSFLLMAVSQVSMVDARDAMLAADRIRFGGANQDLLWNAFAARGLGETAASVGNGDVDPTPGFTSPYAEEATLTFRPVVDDVAVPGAQLFVGRYQARAVPVADTDPATPLTDQVRLVPGTYEFVVRAPGHGHVRVGPVTVKVGQVRDLPVQVPVNLASATAGAAVSGDGVNLARIADDDEATNWASLGSPVAGRQVTVDLAGGAQQVRRVQVSAMLRPPVTGDPDAGTQNRFSALRQFRVLACEATGTVTCADAADFHAVYTSPADAFPSVAPRPRAPELIIRSFDIPRTKATHLRVEVVTNQCTGAPDYAGEQDADPRAATDCTTASVQANNVRIAEFQAFAQ; encoded by the coding sequence TTGACGGGGACCACCGCGCTGCTACTCGCGGCCGGGCTGGTCCTGACCGCAGGAGCTGGCGGCCAGGCGGCACCCCGGGAACAGACCCCCACCCAGGCCCGCCCCGGCGACCTGCCGGGCGACCGCCAGGACAGCAAGGCCAGAGACAACCGACAGGGGCGGATCGCCCCGACCGACCACCAGCGCGACCTGGCCGCCGCGCTCGGCGCGCGGGCCCGCTGGACCACCTTCGGCACCCCCGCCACGCTCGCGTCCACCGGCCGGCCGCTCGCCACCGGCCTGCCCGCCGACCCGGCCGCCGCGGCGCGGGCCTACGTCGCCGCCAACCGGGACCTGCTGGGGCTGACCGCCAGCGGCGCGGCGGCCCTGGAGGAGTTGACCGTCGCCCCGATGGGCGACGGCGCCACCGTCCTGTTCCGCCAGCGCTTCGGTGACCTGCCGGCCGCGGTGGACGGCGTCCTCGCGGTCGGCGTCCGCGACGGCGCGGTGTGGCACGTCAGCTCGTCCCTCGCCCGGGACGGCGGCGCGCCGGCCCCGGCCACGATCAGCGCCGAGCAGGCGCAGCGGGCGGCGGCCACCGACGCCGGCCTCACCGACCCGAAGATCCTGCGTACCGCGCTGGTCGCGGTGCCGACCGCCGACCGGGGCGCGCGGGCCGCGTACGAGGTGATCCTCGGCGCGGACCTCACCGGCGCGGACCCGGCCGCCTTCTCCAGCTACGTGGACGCCCGGGACGGCAGCGTGCTGGTCCGGGAGGACCTCGTCGACCACGAGGCGGACAACCCGCAGTGGGAGGTCTTCCCGAACTCCCCGTCGACCGACCACTCGTCGGCCGACACCCGGGTCCGCTGGTGCTTCCAGGCCGGCGCCGGGTGCGACGAGGTCGTCGGCACCGCCGCGTCGCCGCTGCCCTGGGACGTCGACCCGGCCACCGGGGCGACCACCTGGACCACCAAGGGCAACAACACCATCTCGGTGCAGAACTGGAACAGCAACGACCCGTTCAGCGTCGGCACCGAGACGGCCACGCCGCGGCCGGACCGCAACTACGCCTACCCCTGGACCAACCAGTGGTACGAGCAGCAGTGCAACCCGGACACCTTCACCTCGCCGCAGGCCAACGACATCGACGCCGCCCGGGCCAACCTGTTCGGGATGCACAACCGGATGCACGACTGGTCGTACCACCTGGGCTTCACCGAGGCGACCTGGAACCTGCAACAGGACAACTTCGGCCGTAGCGGCCTCGGCGCCGACCCCGAGCAGGGCAACGCCCAGGCCGGCGGAATCAGCGGCGGCCCGCCGAACTTCGCCGCCCGGGACAACGCCAACCAGATCACCCCGGCCGACGGGGTCGCCCCGATCACCAACATGTACCTGTGGCAGCCGATCGCCGGTTCGTTCTACGCGCCCTGCGTGGACGGCGACTTCGACATGTCGGTCATCGCCCACGAGTACGGCCACGCCATCAGCAACCGCATGATCGCCGGCCCGAACGCCGGGGTCAGCTCCCCGCAGGGGATGAGCGAGAGCTGGTCGGACCAGCTGGCGATGGAGTACCTGTACGAGCACGGGTACGCCGCGCCGGGCCGCCGCGGGTTCGCCATCGGCGAGTACGCCACCGGCGACCCGGACGCCGGCATCCGCAACCACAACATGAGCGCCAGCCCGCTCAACTACAGCAGCGTCGACTACGACTTCGTCGGGCTTCAGGTGCACGCCTCCGGCGAGGTGTGGAGCGCCACCAACGCCGACATCCGGGCCGCGATGATGCGGCGCTACGGCGCGGGCGACGCGGCGCTGCAGAAGTCCTGCGCCAACGGCGCGACGCCGGTCACCGCCTGCCCGGGCAACCGGCGCTGGATCCAGCTCGTCTTCGACTCGTTCCTGCTGATGGCGGTCAGCCAGGTGAGCATGGTCGACGCCCGGGACGCGATGCTCGCCGCCGACCGGATCCGCTTCGGCGGGGCGAACCAGGACCTGCTCTGGAACGCCTTCGCCGCGCGCGGCCTCGGCGAGACCGCGGCCAGCGTCGGCAACGGCGACGTCGACCCGACGCCGGGCTTCACCTCCCCGTACGCGGAGGAGGCGACGCTGACGTTCCGGCCGGTCGTCGACGACGTGGCCGTGCCGGGGGCGCAGCTCTTCGTGGGCCGCTACCAGGCCCGGGCCGTGCCGGTCGCGGACACCGACCCGGCCACCCCGCTCACCGACCAGGTGCGGCTGGTCCCCGGCACGTACGAGTTCGTCGTCCGCGCCCCGGGCCACGGGCACGTCCGGGTCGGCCCGGTCACCGTGAAGGTCGGGCAGGTGCGCGACCTGCCGGTGCAGGTACCGGTCAACCTCGCCTCGGCCACCGCCGGCGCTGCGGTCAGCGGCGACGGCGTCAACCTGGCCCGGATCGCCGACGACGACGAGGCCACCAACTGGGCGTCGCTCGGCAGCCCGGTCGCCGGCCGGCAGGTCACCGTCGATCTGGCCGGCGGCGCCCAGCAGGTACGCCGGGTGCAGGTCAGCGCGATGCTCCGGCCGCCGGTCACCGGCGACCCGGACGCCGGCACGCAGAACCGGTTCTCGGCGCTGCGGCAGTTCCGGGTGCTGGCGTGCGAGGCCACGGGCACGGTCACCTGTGCCGACGCCGCCGACTTCCACGCCGTCTACACCAGCCCGGCGGACGCCTTCCCGTCGGTGGCGCCCCGGCCCCGGGCGCCGGAGCTGATCATCCGGTCGTTCGACATCCCCCGGACGAAGGCGACCCACCTGCGCGTCGAGGTGGTGACCAACCAGTGCACCGGCGCGCCGGACTACGCCGGTGAGCAGGACGCCGACCCGCGGGCGGCGACCGACTGCACGACCGCCAGCGTCCAGGCGAACAACGTCCGGATCGCCGAGTTCCAGGCGTTCGCCCAGTAG